In Anaerolineales bacterium, the genomic window CCTGCCCCACCCGGTTTCGGGGTTCTCCAGGCCGGCGAGGGTGTAGGTCACGGTGTCGAGATCCGGGGAAATCCTCAGGCCCAGGTGTTCGAAGTCATCTGCCGTGTTGACCACGACCGTCAGCTCGCCTGTCGGGAGCTGGCGGCGCAGCCCGTCCGCCAGGCGTGCCCCGCCCACGCCACCGGCCAACGCCACGACCTTCATCGCCAGACTACGACCTCATCCAGCGGCCGGCGGCCGGGGTCGGCCGGGGTTTCGTCTGGTTCTCCGACGACGAGCACGGCCTGCGGCTCCCAATCCTGCGGCAGGTCGAGGACGCGCCGCACGATCTCAGGGGCGAAGAGCGGCGCGCACAGCCAGCAGGCCCCCAGGCCATGAGCGTGGGCTGCGAGCAGGAGATGTCCCCCTGCCAGGGCTGCGCTCTGCACCGCCATGGTGCGCTCACTGGCCTGACGTTCGGGATCGGGATACAAATCCATCTCACGCATGCTGAGGCAGACCACGATGCACGCCGGCGCCTGCACCAGCCGCTGTCTGCGGGCCTCGACCCGGGGCTCAACCGAGGACGGGTCGCGCCCGTCGGCCAGCATGTCTGCCCGATGCTTATCCGCCATGGACGCCGCCAGATGCTGGCGCGCCTGGCTTCCGGTCACCACCGCGAACCGCCAGGGCTGCCGGTTGTGCGCCGAGGGCGCCTGACAGGCAGCATCCAGCAGCGCCTTCAGAGTCTCCTCGGGAATGGGGGTAGCCCGGAAGCGGCGCACCGAACGGCGTGCGGCCACCCAGCGACGGAACTCGGACCCGCGCATCTTTAGCTCATCGCCTGCACAGCCGTCGCCTCGATCGTGTAGATGACCCGGCGTTCCGTTACCGGCCCAGGGTGCGTGGCTTTCCCCATGTGCTCTTCCGCCAAGCGGTCAATGTGCGCCCGCCCGCCTTCCTCCTCCACACCCACTACCCGGCCAAGCACTGGCAGATGGCGTTGGGGCTCCTGCGGATCGAGGATGCCCAGGGCGACCACCGGCCGGGCGGCCATGGTCCGGTCCGATGTTCGCCCGCGGGCCGGGTTGAGGCGCAAACGGCCTGCAGCCAGAACGAACAATACGGGCGTCGCCTGGCGGCTGCCGTCGGCCATGACGGTGCAGAGCACGGCGAACGCCTCCCTGTCGGCCTGCAGCAAGTCGGCGTGCGACGCCGGAATCTGGTTAGCCATCGTTCGTCTCCTGGGAGGGGCTCGATCGCACTAGCGGAACAGGTCCTCCTCCAGCGGGCGGATCAGGTCGGCTGCCTTGCCCTGCTCACTCCGCGCCCTGACCCCGCGCACATGCACCACCGGCCAGCCTTCCGCCGCCTGCCCCATCAGGGCGGAGGCCCCAGCCGCCACTTCATCCGCCAGACCCACCTGCGTCGCCTGCAGGGTGTAACCGAACAGGTCGGGGAGGCCACGGCAATCCAGCAGGGCCGGGAAACCGGCTGCCCCGACGGCCACACCGACTGTGCCGAGACGCCAGGCGCGGCCATGCGAGTCGCTTATCAGCAGCCCGAGGCCTACGCCGGATCGGGCCTGCAGCGACTGGCGAAGCGCGGCGGCGGAGCGATCCGGGTCGGCTGGAAGGCGCAGCACCCACTCCCCCGGGCTGCCGTCCGGACTCTCGACATTCGAGTGATCGACCCCGGCATTGGCGCACACGAATCCCAGCCGATGTTCGACGATGATCGAACCCGGACGGGTGCGCAGCACCCCGCGGCTCTCCTGCAGGATCACCTCGACCAGGCGAGCGTCTTTGCCGGTGTCGGC contains:
- a CDS encoding nitroreductase family protein yields the protein MRGSEFRRWVAARRSVRRFRATPIPEETLKALLDAACQAPSAHNRQPWRFAVVTGSQARQHLAASMADKHRADMLADGRDPSSVEPRVEARRQRLVQAPACIVVCLSMREMDLYPDPERQASERTMAVQSAALAGGHLLLAAHAHGLGACWLCAPLFAPEIVRRVLDLPQDWEPQAVLVVGEPDETPADPGRRPLDEVVVWR
- the cofE gene encoding coenzyme F420-0:L-glutamate ligase; the protein is MSVQLVFTALTGLPRIRPGDDLVEAIWLGLGREGMQLQLGDVIVVTQKVVSKAEGRHVNLDTVKPSPRALELAADTGKDARLVEVILQESRGVLRTRPGSIIVEHRLGFVCANAGVDHSNVESPDGSPGEWVLRLPADPDRSAAALRQSLQARSGVGLGLLISDSHGRAWRLGTVGVAVGAAGFPALLDCRGLPDLFGYTLQATQVGLADEVAAGASALMGQAAEGWPVVHVRGVRARSEQGKAADLIRPLEEDLFR